The Mustela nigripes isolate SB6536 chromosome 11, MUSNIG.SB6536, whole genome shotgun sequence genomic interval AGGCATTGGGGGCCAAGGGAAAAGCCAGGGCAGATACTTGGGGGGCTGGAGACCCCTCATCTCCCATAGCCCACCGGGCTCCATCCTCCCTCTAGGAGCACCAAGGCCCAGGCCTGGTCAATGGCGGGTCCCCAAAGGATAGCCCGGCCCACGAGGTGACCAGCGGGGGTGCCTACACGCGCTTCGACATGCCTCAGCCCAGAGTGACACGGAGCTGGCCCTCCTTccaaggtgggggcaggggatggggtgtTGGGGCTGTCCTCTGGACGTTGCCGGGGGCGCCCCCTGacccccggccccccgcccaCAGCCCTGCTGCTGCACCGCTACGCTGTGGCCCGCGCCATCTGGGCCGACATGCTCTCCATCGCCGTGACCTACTTCATCACGCTGTGCCTATTCCCGGGACTCGAGTCTGAGGTTCGCCACTGCGTCCTGGGCGAGTGGCTGCCCATCCTCATCATGGCTGTGTTTAACCTCTCCGACTTCGTGGGCAAGGCAGGTTTGCAGCCCCTCCCGTGCCCCTGGGATAGGAAAGGGCACCGCGGGGTTGAGGTAGCAGAGCCTGGGGCCCTGTGGGGAGGGTCCTCGAGGAGGGGCAGGCCCTGAGCTGAGGACACCTGAGCTCccgagtggggagaggagcagccAAGCTAAGACGCCCCCAGACGGCGTACCCCACCCGCCCCACAGGTGGCCCTAGTGACTCTGCAGGGCAGCAACACGCTGTCGGTACCCACAAAGGCTGGGGCCGACCTCATTTTGTGTCTGCACTCCCTAGCTAAGGGGCCTCCACAGACAGCACAGAAAGTACTACCAGGGAGCAGGTCCCAAGGGGCCAGGAAAACGTGGGCACAGCTCCCTGAACTACAAGCGAAGGGCAGGGTTAGACGTCAGGTTTAGGGTAAGCTCAAGATTGTCATCTCCAGGGCAGGCCTGATGTGGGCCTTCTTCTGGTGAAGGaacatgaggctcagagagataaaGCCCTTTGCTGGAGGTCACACAGCAGCGCGGTCCGAGAAAGGAATCTGGTTCACGAGGGAGCAAGGCTGAGTTAGTGAGCTTGACCCCTAATCCGGCTACTTCCTGCTCCGCAAACTGTTGCAGGCGCACCAGACCCTCAGGGCCTCGTTTCTCAGGCAGGGTCAGGAGCCTGGAGGTCTGCACCCTGGGAAGGTGCGGgggacacggggggggggggaacccatGCAGTGCTCAGACGGAAGCAGAGTGTAGCAAGGACTGTGCGTTGCTGTAACAAGGGATTTGATGGACTGAGTGGTCACAGCTGACAGAGAACAGGGACACATGGGAGCACCCAGGGACAGGGACCGGGTCTGGGGGCCGCagtagggaggggcagtgggCTCCGGAGAGACCGTGAACGTGCCCGGCTCCCCACAGATCCTGGCGGCTCTGCCCGTGGACTGGCGGGGCCCCCACCTGCTGGCCTGCTCCTGCCTGCGCGTGGCCTTTATCCCCCTCTTCATCCTGTGCGTCTACCCCAGCGGCGCGCCTACCCTGCGCCACCCGGCCTGGCCCTGCGTCTTCTCTCTGCTCATGGGTGTCAGCAGCGGCTACTTTGGCAGCGTGCCCATGATCCTGGCGGCGGGCAAAGTGAGCCCCAAGCAGCGCGAGCTGGCAGGTAAGGCAGGGAAACGGAGGCCCACGGAAACCAAGGCCAGGTAGCCAACAGGTGCGTCAGGGTTCCAAGGTCAAGTCGAGCTCAGGGAGCTCAGAGGGGCGGAACGTGCATCAGTCACTTATTCCTCTGGGCATCGCACAACTACTCTTGAGTCCTGACTGGGTCGGGCCCGATTCCAGGCACCGGGGACCTGGGGCAGTGATCCCTGTGCTTGTGGGGCTGACGGTCTCAAGGTGACGCGTGACAGTACATGCAGCGTGATGAGTGGTGGACAGAAGCATGACAGAGAAAAGCCAAGCAGAGCAAAGGGATTGGGGGGGGCTGTCGGGCTGGCGAATTTAAAATGTAAGCGGggcagtcagggaaggcctccccGGGGAGGTGAGTTTTGAGCAAAGAgctggaggaagtggggagggagccagCCGTGGGGCAATGCGAGGGAACAGCCCATCCCACGGTTGGAGGGaacagcaggggtggggtgggagggaggagggagggtaaGCTCGTCCAGACCATAGGGGACAGGGGCTCTGAGAGGGCGGGTGCCACGTCTTTGCAAGAAAGTGGCAGGTGTTGGATCGGTTTTGATGGTAGAGCCCACAGGGCCGGCTGGTGGGTTGGGAGAGCAGACGTGACACAGGAAGCGGGGGTCAAGAGGGGGTCCCCAGGCTGGGGCTGTTCCAGGATCGCCGCCCACTGagatggaagggaaggggggtTGAGGGCACGCGGTCCTGCAGTGGTGTTCTGGGCACGGTGGTTCGAGAAGCTCTTAGACATCCTGGATTGTCCATGACGAGGAGGGATGTGGAGTTGGTGGGGGGGCAGGAGACAAGTAAAGCAGCAGGGCCTGGGGACCCCGTGAATCCACTGGGGCCTAACGGTCCCCGGCTGGCCGCCTGCTCCACGCCCAAGGAGCTGCAGCATGGACTCGGGGCCGCCGGGCTGGTCCTCTAGCGCCCTCCCCTGCCCGCCACCTCAGGTCCGGTGTCGTCCGCAGGGAACACCATGACCGTGTCCTACATGACGGGGCTGACGCTGGGCTCGGCGGTGGCCTACTGCACCTACAGCCTCACCCGGGACACTCCCAGCAGCTGTCTCCGCACGTCCGCcaacttctccttcccctccgGCCTCTGAACCAGGCCTGGGCACACCCCCccccctgcaccccagccccTGACCCGAGGCCCGaggccccctcccacccccctgcctacAGTGCCTGCGGGACCCCGGCCTCCTCCGGTGACAGTCACGCCCGTCACTCCGGCCCCAGGGTTCTGCTGAGCCATCGGCCACCCCAGGCCACCCAGCACTGTGCTCCCTGTTCTGTCTCACATCTGCCCttccccgtgtgtgtgtgcagtgcCTCCTGGGGTCGCGGCCATCCCCGGCCTGGAGAGCAGACCACCCCACCCGTGGCCCCCCGACCCCAGCCCTCCTGTACCAGGGAGCCCTCATGGACAGAAGAGGTCCTCAAGGAGAGgggctccccactcccccccatTCCCAAACACTGGTTCTCCCAAGCAAAATCCATTTGCCATGAAGGAACAGTAGCCTTGGGTCCTGGTGGCCTCAGACCATGGTCTCCACTGGCCTCTCCACGACCACAGCTTCTGCACTGGCCtgggtgccccctccccctgctgccgTGCACCCGGGCGCCCATCTGATGCCACCGGCCTGGCGGTCTGCACCTGCCTGGGGACCCCCACCGCATCTCTGGCTGCTCCACCCTCTGCTACAAGGGACACACTCCGGCGGAAGTCCTGGCCTGCGTCAGTCCTTGACCTTCATTCAGCGAGGCCCGAGGAGGGACGTGAGTCCCTGTGCcgagggaggggtgtggggtcCCTGCCCAGCCAGGACCCTCAAACTGAGGGAATCCTAGAGCGTTTTGCCAAAGACAGGCTTTTCCAGGGGAGGAGAGCCTGCCCTGCCATGCCCATGGCACCCCTGTGAGCACCCGCCCCTGTGTCCTGTCCCCCGTCTGTCCACTAACTGTACCGCACTGGCCATtaaaagatgaaggcagagacctgCTCAGCTGCGGCCTCTGAGTAGCATCTGTGCGGGTGGGGGCTGTCCCCGCCACCTCGTTcactgggggttggggaaggggtcCTGGCGGGATGGGGCCACCCACATGGCTGGgccctcagttttcccatctgccaAGTGGCCTTGTCCGTACCCAGGCCTGAAGTTCCTaggcggggggcaggggtgaaCCAGTCCTTGTAGCGGGAGGATCTCCACGCACCAGCCAGGCGGTGGACAGTGGCGTGGGCACTGGAAGCATCTGGGGTGCGTA includes:
- the SLC29A4 gene encoding equilibrative nucleoside transporter 4 isoform X2; this translates as MLLAGVGFLLPYNSFITDVDYLHHKYPGTSIVFDMSLTYILVALAAVLLNNVLVERLSLHTRITAGYLLALGPLLFISICDVWLQLFSHDQAYAINLAAVGTVALGCTVQQSSFYGYTGMLPKRYTQGVMTGESTAGVMASLSRILTKLLLPDERASTLIFFLVSAGLELLCFLLHLLVRRSRFVLYHTARPRDSRPGRRAGYRVHHDVAAGDVHFEHQGPGLVNGGSPKDSPAHEVTSGGAYTRFDMPQPRVTRSWPSFQALLLHRYAVARAIWADMLSIAVTYFITLCLFPGLESEVRHCVLGEWLPILIMAVFNLSDFVGKILAALPVDWRGPHLLACSCLRVAFIPLFILCVYPSGAPTLRHPAWPCVFSLLMGVSSGYFGSVPMILAAGKVSPKQRELAGNTMTVSYMTGLTLGSAVAYCTYSLTRDTPSSCLRTSANFSFPSGL